Proteins co-encoded in one Zalophus californianus isolate mZalCal1 chromosome 9, mZalCal1.pri.v2, whole genome shotgun sequence genomic window:
- the NTF3 gene encoding neurotrophin-3 has translation MVTSATILQVNKVMSILFYVIFLAYLRGIQGNNMDQRSLPEDSLNSLIIKLIQADILKNKLSKQMVDVKENYQSTLPKAGAPRRPEQGELAKSEFQPVTAMDTELLRQQRRYSSPRVLLSDSTPLEPPPLYLVEDYVGSPVAANRTSRRKRYAEHKSHRGEYSVCDSESLWVTDKSSAIDIRGHQVTVLGEIKTGNSPVKQYFYETRCKEARPVKNGCRGIDDKHWNSQCKTSQTYVRALTSENNKLVGWRWIRIDTSCVCALSRKIGRT, from the coding sequence ATCTTACAGGTGAACAAGGTGATGTCCATCTTGTTTTATGTGATATTTCTCGCGTATCTCCGTGGCATCCAAGGTAACAACATGGATCAAAGGAGTCTGCCTGAAGACTCGCTAAATTCCCTGATTATTAAGCTGATCCAGGCAGATATCTTGAAAAACAAGCTCTCCAAGCAGATGGTGGACGTTAAGGAGAACTACCAGAGCACTCTGCCCAAAGCAGGGGCTCCCCGCAGGCCGGAGCAGGGCGAGCTGGCCAAGTCAGAATTCCAGCCCGTGACTGCGATGGACACAGAGCTGTTGCGGCAGCAGAGACGTTACAGCTCGCCCCGGGTCCTGCTGAGTGACAGCACCCCCCTGGAACCCCCTCCCTTGTATCTCGTGGAGGATTACGTAGGCAGCCCCGTGGCCGCCAACAGAACGTCACGGAGGAAGAGGTACGCCGAGCACAAGAGTCACCGGGGGGAGTACTCTGTATGCGACAGCGAGAGTCTGTGGGTAACTGACAAGTCATCGGCCATCGACATTCGGGGACACCAGGTCACGGTGCTGGGGGAGATCAAAACCGGCAACTCTCCCGtcaaacaatatttttatgaGACCCGATGTAAAGAAGCCAGGCCTGTCAAGAACGGTTGCAGGGGGATTGACGATAAACACTGGAACTCTCAGTGCAAAACGTCCCAGACCTATGTCCGAGCACTGACGTCAGAAAACAATAAACTTGTGGGCTGGCGATGGATACGGATAGACACCTCCTGCGTGTGTGCCTTGTCGAGAAAAATCGGAAGAACATAA